One Clavelina lepadiformis chromosome 1, kaClaLepa1.1, whole genome shotgun sequence genomic region harbors:
- the LOC143468778 gene encoding fatty acyl-CoA hydrolase precursor, medium chain-like: protein MSDCPVVSTVYGKVKGKTCLKAKAKNAKQVFRYSKIPFGKPPVGELRFEPPQKCESWEGVRDATKPSPNPEQDENMLKQLIDYFPAIQEFKEEETVEEDCLYLDVYTTSPNNKAKMPVMFYIFGGGFQGGSSAFYSGQVICGLQDVVLVIPNYRVNVFGFLSTGKNTAYPGNMGFLDQVLALEWTRDNIINFGGDPDNVTIFGESAGAVSVSLHMLSPLSRGLFHKAIQNSGTSTIPGTVRSDQTHVFKELSNVFDMPDADVDNLIEKLKSTPAKELRSTFGELAKKFLAFSPTVDGKFLPDLPENLLKSNQLAPVPCIIGCNNSEGHGILALNNPPSFFEGFSEEDFRNMMKNILSFTFPQKIEQADKIVDTLESFYNNVFSVDDKMRWSKMFGEINGDSWFLVPSIENALIYSATGKPTYFYYMTQQPKFNHDDEYAIEIKKKMEHCECDHGDDLMFTFGLPFMNGFMLNEFRMSKEEEELSKSWMTYITNFAKFGNPNEGEKVDYTWPQYDSESKRHLTVQMPIGEGSRLHEDRYKLWQETIKSI, encoded by the exons ATGTCCGATTGTCCGGTTGTTAGCACTGTCTATGGCAAAGTCAAGGgtaaaacttgtttgaaaGCGAAAGCCAAAAATGCTAAGCAGGTTTTCAGATATTCCAAAATACCTTTTGGAAAACCTCCTGTTGGAGAACTTCGATTCGAACCTCCTCAGAA GTGTGAAAGCTGGGAGGGTGTAAGAGATGCAACAAAACCGTCCCCAAATCCAGAACAAgatgaaaatatgttgaaGCAACTTATCGACTACTTCCCGGCCATACAAGAATTTAAAGAGGAAGAAACCGTGGAAGAAGATTGTCTTTATCTTGATGTATATACAACAAGCCCGAATAATAAAGCCAAAATGCCT GtgatgttttacattttcggAGGTGGATTTCAGGGCGGTTCTTCAGCTTTCTACAGTGGACAAGTAATTTGTGGACTGCAGGATGTTGTGTTGGTCATTCCCAATTACCGAGTTAATGTCTTTGGTTTCTTATCAACTGGTAAAAATACAGCTTATCCTGGTAACATGGGATTTCTCGACCAAGTATTAGCTTTAGA ATGGACACGTGACAACATTATAAACTTTGGTGGTGATCCTGATAACGTCACAATCTTCGGAGAAAGTGCAGGAGCCGTTTCAGTATCTTTACACATGTTATCTCCTCTTTCAAGGGGTTTATTTCACAAAGCTATTCAAAACAGTGGAACATCAACAATTCCag gTACCGTGAGATCTGATCAAACCCATGTCTTCAAAGAATTGTCAAATGTCTTCGATATGCCTGATGCAGATGTGGataatttgattgaaaaactTAAGTCAACTCCAGCAAAGGAATTACGTTCAACATTTGGAGAACTGGCAAAG AAATTTCTTGCTTTTAGTCCAACTGTGGACGGGAAGTTTTTGCCGGACTTGCCTGAAAATTTGCTTAAATCAAATCAATTGGCCCCTGTACCATGCATCATTGGTTGCAACAACTCAGAAGGACATGGGATTTTAGCTCTAAACAATCCTCCATCGTTTTTTGAAGGTTTTTCGGAGGAAGATTTCAGGAATATGATGAAAAACATACTTTCATTCACGTTTCCTCAAAAG ATTGAGCAAGCTGACAAGATAGTAGACACTTTAGAATCCTTTTACAATAACGTGTTTTCGGTTGACGACAAAATGAGGTGGTCAAAGATGTTCGGAGAAATAAATGGTGACAGTTGGTTTCTTGTGCCGTCCATTGAAAATGCCTTGATTTATTCCG CCACCGGGAAGCCAACTTACTTCTATTACATGACCCAACAACCCAAGTTTAATCATGATGACGAATACGCCATAGAAATCAAGAAAAAGATGGAACATTGCGAATGCGATCACGGGGACGATTTGATGTTTACATTTGGTCTTCCGTTCATGAATGGGTTTATGCTGAATGAATTCCGGATGAgcaaagaagaagaagaactGAGCAAATCGTGGATGACCTACATCACcaactttgcaaaatttgg CAATCCGAACGAAGGAGAAAAAGTTGATTATACTTGGCCTCAGTACGACTCTGAATCTAAAAGACATCTCACAGTGCAAATGCCAATCGGTGAGGGCTCGCGATTACACGAAGATCGTTACAAGCTGTGGCAAGAAACCATCAAAtctatttag
- the LOC143468784 gene encoding fatty acyl-CoA hydrolase precursor, medium chain-like — MSDCPVISTAYGKVKGKTCLKAKAKNAKQVFRYSKIPFGKPPIGELRFEPPQKCESWEGVRDATKPSPHPEQDENMLEPLVKYFPAIQEFKEEETVEEDCLYLDVYTTNPNNKAKMPVMFFIYGGGLQSGSSAFYSGQVLCGLQDVVLVIPNYRVNIFGFLATGKNTAYPGNMGLLDQVLALEWTRDNIVNFGGDPDNVTIFGESAGAVSVSLHMLSPLSRGLFHKAIQNSGTSTFPGMVSSDYSHVFKQLADAFDMPDADVDNLIQKLKSMPANELRSTVGELAKKFVSFFATVDGKFLPDLPENLLKSNQLAPVPCIIGCNNSEGQGMLALNNPPSFFEGFSEEEFRNTMKGIIGFSFPQKIEQADKIIDTLKSFYNGKFLFNDNMRWSKMFGEINGDIWFLVPSIENALIHSATGKPTYFYYMTQQPKFNHDDEYAIKMKKKMEHCECDHGDDLMFTFGLPFMNGFMLNEFRMSKEEEELSKSWMTYITNFAKSGNPNEGEKVDYTWPQYDSESKRHLTVQMPIGEGSQLNEDRYKLWQETIKSI; from the exons atGTCCGATTGTCCTGTTATTAGCACTGCCTATGGCAAGGTCAAGGgtaaaacttgtttgaaaGCTAAAGCCAAAAATGCTAAGCAGGTTTTCAGATATTCCAAAATACCTTTTGGAAAACCTCCTATTGGAGAACTTCGATTCGAACCTCCTCAGAA GTGTGAAAGTTGGGAGGGCGTAAGAGATGCAACAAAACCGTCTCCACATCCAGAACAAGATGAAAATATGTTGGAGCCTCTTGTCAAGTATTTCCCGGCCATACAAGAATTTAAAGAGGAAGAAACCGTGGAAGAAGATTGCCTTTATCTTGATGTATATACAACAAACCCGAATAATAAAGCCAAAATGCCG GTGATGTTTTTCATTTACGGAGGCGGATTACAAAGCGGTTCTTCAGCTTTCTACAGTGGACAAGTACTTTGTGGACTGCAAGATGTTGTGTTAGTCATTCCCAATTACCGAGTTAATATCTTTGGTTTCCTAGCAACTGGTAAAAATACAGCTTATCCTGGTAACATGGGATTACTCGACCAAGTATTAGCTTTAGA ATGGACACGTGACAACATTGTAAACTTTGGTGGTGATCCTGATAACGTCACAATCTTCGGAGAAAGCGCAGGAGCCGTTTCAGTATCTTTACACATGTTATCTCCTCTTTCAAGAGGTTTATTTCACAAAGCTATTCAAAACAGTGGAACATCAACATTTCCAG GCATGGTATCATCTGATTATAGCCATGTGTTCAAGCAATTGGCAGATGCGTTTGATATGCCTGATGCAGATGTGGATAATCTGATTCAAAAACTTAAGTCAATGCCGGCAAATGAATTACGTTCTACGGTTGGAGAACTCGCTAAG aaatttgtttctttttttgcaaCTGTGGACGGGAAGTTTTTGCCGGACTTGCCTGAAAATTTGCTTAAATCAAATCAATTGGCCCCTGTACCATGCATCATTGGTTGCAACAACTCAGAAGGACAAGGGATGTTAGCTCTAAACAATCCTCCATCGTTTTTTGAAGGTTTTTCGGAGGAAGAATTTAGGAATACGATGAAAGGCATTATTGGATTCTCGTTTCCTCAAAAG ATTGAGCAAGCTGACAAGATAATAGACACTTTGAAATCGTTTTACAATGGCAAATTTCTGTTTAATGACAACATGAGGTGGTCAAAGATGTTCGGAGAAATAAATGGTGATATTTGGTTTCTTGTGCCGTCCATTGAAAATGCCTTGATTCATTCCG CCACCGGGAAGCCAACTTACTTCTATTACATGACCCAACAACCCAAGTTTAATCATGATGACGAATACGCcataaaaatgaagaaaaagatGGAACATTGTGAATGCGATCACGGGGACGATTTGATGTTTACATTTGGTCTTCCGTTCATGAATGGGTTTATGCTGAATGAATTCCGGATGAgcaaagaagaagaagaactGAGCAAATCGTGGATGACCTACATCACCAACTTTGCAAAATCTGG CAATCCGAACGAAGGAGAAAAAGTTGATTATACTTGGCCTCAGTACGACTCTGAATCCAAAAGACATCTTACAGTGCAAATGCCAATCGGTGAGGGCTCGCAATTAAATGAAGATCGTTACAAACTGTGGCAAGAAACCATCAAATCTATTTAG